The following coding sequences are from one Saccopteryx bilineata isolate mSacBil1 chromosome 3, mSacBil1_pri_phased_curated, whole genome shotgun sequence window:
- the LOC136331793 gene encoding zinc finger protein 154-like isoform X1 — translation MAPWPPPQALEWLQFQQSNAPVGQSIASWWACRVDPGRGHVTFEDVVMYFSWEEWGLLDEAQRCLYHDVMLENFALVTSLGCWYGMEEEAALSVHTVPVAPMALDQTPDADPAIRETHPCGKCELAGREALYLSEDPGLHPGQESHTCEACGKQTWFIPNPHNEEKPLQRDMDTALFGTSCKFYTSGKPFTFTCEAVRKDFLAMLSLLQHQATLRGAKSPSNFMCGNGETFHSGRSCDPCSDYLKPLSDEDRLFQLQQLHSPSHYDCDDCEKPLNQSSSISTCQRPDSGAKPYQCNECGRSFSQSYHLIQHHRSHTGARPYKCNECGKAFTYKLRLVQHLQIHNRVKPYECGECRKSFSYSSTLIKHQRVHTGVRPYKCSECGNSFSQSSNLVQHQKIHNGARPYKCSECGKSFSYKCKLVQHLRIHTGERPYECGDCGRSFSHSSTLNQHRRIHTGARPYKCDECEKSFSQKSNLIQHQRVHTGERPYECGECGKSFSQSSHIIQHRKLHTR, via the exons atggctccatggcctccacctcaggcgctagaatggctccagtttcagcagagcaatgccccagttgggcagagtatcgcctcctggtgggcatgccgggtggatcccggtcgg GGCCATGTGACTTTCGAGGATGTGGTCATGTACTTCTCCTGGGAGGAGTGGGGACTCCTGGATGAGGCCCAGCGATGCCTCTACCATGACGTGATGCTGGAGAACTTTGCCCTTGTGACCTCACTGG GTTGCTGGTATGGAATGGAGGAGGAAGCAGCCCTTTCCGTACACACTGTTCCTGTAGCACCAATGGCACTGGACCAGACCCCAGATGCAGATCCAGCCATTCGGGAGACTCACCCCTGTGGGAAGTGTGAACTGGCCGGGAGAGAAGCCTTGTACCTGTCAGAGGACCCAGGATTACatcctggccaggaatcacaCACCTGTGAGGCCTGTGGAAAACAAACTTGGTTCATTCCAAACCCACACAACGAAGAGAAGCCCCTCCAGAGGGACATGGACACAGCCTTGTTTGGGACAAGCTGCAAATTCTATACGTCAGGGAAGCCCTTTACCTTCACTTGTGAGGCAGTCAGGAAAGACTTCCTGGCCATGTTGAGTCTTCTCCAGCATCAGGCCACTCTCAGAGGGGCCAAGTCACCCAGCAATTTCATGTGTGGGAATGGGGAGACCTTTCACAGTGGGAGGAGTTGTGACCCATGCAGTGACTACCTGAAACCGCTCAGCGATGAAGACAGACTTTTTCAGCTTCAGCAGCTCCATTCTCCAAGTCACTACGACTGTGATGATTGTGAGAAACCCTTGAACCAAAGCTCCTCCATTAGTACTTGCCAGAGACCTGACAGCGGAGCGAAGCCTTATCAGTGCAACGAATGCGGAAGATCCTTCAGCCAAAGTTACCACCTCATTCAGCACCACAGAAGTCACACTGGAGCCCGGCCTTACAAATGCAATGAGTGTGGAAAAGCCTTCACGTACAAACTGAGACTTGTTCAGCACCTGCAGATTCACAATAGAGTGAAACCATATGAGTGTGGGGAGTGCAGGAAATCCTTCAGCTACAGCTCCACGCTCATTAAACATCAGAGAGTGCACACAGGAGTTAGGCCTTATAagtgcagtgagtgtgggaaCTCCTTCAGCCAGAGCTCCAACCTTGTCCAGCATCAGAAAATTCACAATGGGGCAAGGCCGTACAaatgcagtgagtgtgggaaatcTTTCAGTTACAAGTGCAAACTCGTGCAGCATCTGCGGATCCACACTGGTGAAAGGCCGTACGAGTGTGGGGACTGTGGAAGATCTTTCAGCCACAGCTCCACTCTCAATCAGCACCGGAGGATCCACACTGGAGCCCGGCCTTACAAGTGCGATGAGTGTGAAAAATCCTTCAGTCAAAAGTCCAACCTCATTCAGCACCAGAGagttcacacaggagaaaggccTTATGAGTGTGGGGAATGTGGGAAATCCTTTAGCCAGAGCTCTCACATCATTCAACACAGAAAACTTCATACCAGATAA
- the LOC136331793 gene encoding zinc finger protein 211-like isoform X2, translated as MAVAALKGLAEGHVTFEDVVMYFSWEEWGLLDEAQRCLYHDVMLENFALVTSLGCWYGMEEEAALSVHTVPVAPMALDQTPDADPAIRETHPCGKCELAGREALYLSEDPGLHPGQESHTCEACGKQTWFIPNPHNEEKPLQRDMDTALFGTSCKFYTSGKPFTFTCEAVRKDFLAMLSLLQHQATLRGAKSPSNFMCGNGETFHSGRSCDPCSDYLKPLSDEDRLFQLQQLHSPSHYDCDDCEKPLNQSSSISTCQRPDSGAKPYQCNECGRSFSQSYHLIQHHRSHTGARPYKCNECGKAFTYKLRLVQHLQIHNRVKPYECGECRKSFSYSSTLIKHQRVHTGVRPYKCSECGNSFSQSSNLVQHQKIHNGARPYKCSECGKSFSYKCKLVQHLRIHTGERPYECGDCGRSFSHSSTLNQHRRIHTGARPYKCDECEKSFSQKSNLIQHQRVHTGERPYECGECGKSFSQSSHIIQHRKLHTR; from the exons ATGGCAGTGGCCGCTCTGAAGGGCTTGGCTGAG GGCCATGTGACTTTCGAGGATGTGGTCATGTACTTCTCCTGGGAGGAGTGGGGACTCCTGGATGAGGCCCAGCGATGCCTCTACCATGACGTGATGCTGGAGAACTTTGCCCTTGTGACCTCACTGG GTTGCTGGTATGGAATGGAGGAGGAAGCAGCCCTTTCCGTACACACTGTTCCTGTAGCACCAATGGCACTGGACCAGACCCCAGATGCAGATCCAGCCATTCGGGAGACTCACCCCTGTGGGAAGTGTGAACTGGCCGGGAGAGAAGCCTTGTACCTGTCAGAGGACCCAGGATTACatcctggccaggaatcacaCACCTGTGAGGCCTGTGGAAAACAAACTTGGTTCATTCCAAACCCACACAACGAAGAGAAGCCCCTCCAGAGGGACATGGACACAGCCTTGTTTGGGACAAGCTGCAAATTCTATACGTCAGGGAAGCCCTTTACCTTCACTTGTGAGGCAGTCAGGAAAGACTTCCTGGCCATGTTGAGTCTTCTCCAGCATCAGGCCACTCTCAGAGGGGCCAAGTCACCCAGCAATTTCATGTGTGGGAATGGGGAGACCTTTCACAGTGGGAGGAGTTGTGACCCATGCAGTGACTACCTGAAACCGCTCAGCGATGAAGACAGACTTTTTCAGCTTCAGCAGCTCCATTCTCCAAGTCACTACGACTGTGATGATTGTGAGAAACCCTTGAACCAAAGCTCCTCCATTAGTACTTGCCAGAGACCTGACAGCGGAGCGAAGCCTTATCAGTGCAACGAATGCGGAAGATCCTTCAGCCAAAGTTACCACCTCATTCAGCACCACAGAAGTCACACTGGAGCCCGGCCTTACAAATGCAATGAGTGTGGAAAAGCCTTCACGTACAAACTGAGACTTGTTCAGCACCTGCAGATTCACAATAGAGTGAAACCATATGAGTGTGGGGAGTGCAGGAAATCCTTCAGCTACAGCTCCACGCTCATTAAACATCAGAGAGTGCACACAGGAGTTAGGCCTTATAagtgcagtgagtgtgggaaCTCCTTCAGCCAGAGCTCCAACCTTGTCCAGCATCAGAAAATTCACAATGGGGCAAGGCCGTACAaatgcagtgagtgtgggaaatcTTTCAGTTACAAGTGCAAACTCGTGCAGCATCTGCGGATCCACACTGGTGAAAGGCCGTACGAGTGTGGGGACTGTGGAAGATCTTTCAGCCACAGCTCCACTCTCAATCAGCACCGGAGGATCCACACTGGAGCCCGGCCTTACAAGTGCGATGAGTGTGAAAAATCCTTCAGTCAAAAGTCCAACCTCATTCAGCACCAGAGagttcacacaggagaaaggccTTATGAGTGTGGGGAATGTGGGAAATCCTTTAGCCAGAGCTCTCACATCATTCAACACAGAAAACTTCATACCAGATAA